The Flavobacterium jumunjinense genome includes a region encoding these proteins:
- the pyrR gene encoding bifunctional pyr operon transcriptional regulator/uracil phosphoribosyltransferase PyrR — protein MSQKILLTAKEVNIILHRLACQLIENHLDFSNTILIGIQPRGKFLAERLASTLKDEYNIKEVKLGFLDITFFRDDFRRGEKTLEANKTEINFIVEDKKVVFIDDVLYTGRSIRSALTAIQSFGRPAEIELLTLIDRRFSRHLPIQPDYRGRQVDAINDERVIVKWKDNDGEDLVLLEQKK, from the coding sequence ATGAGTCAAAAAATATTGCTAACTGCAAAAGAAGTTAATATAATTCTGCATCGTTTGGCTTGCCAACTTATTGAAAATCATTTAGACTTTTCGAATACAATATTAATAGGAATTCAGCCAAGAGGTAAGTTTCTAGCTGAACGTTTGGCTTCAACTTTAAAGGATGAGTATAATATTAAAGAAGTAAAACTTGGTTTTTTAGATATCACTTTTTTTAGAGATGACTTTAGAAGAGGAGAAAAAACATTAGAGGCAAATAAAACAGAAATTAACTTTATCGTTGAAGATAAGAAAGTAGTTTTTATTGACGATGTACTATATACTGGAAGAAGTATTCGTTCCGCTTTAACAGCAATTCAATCTTTTGGAAGACCTGCTGAAATTGAATTATTAACTTTAATAGATAGAAGGTTCAGTCGTCATTTACCAATTCAACCCGATTATAGAGGAAGACAAGTAGATGCTATAAACGATGAGAGAGTTATCGTGAAATGGAAAGATAATGATGGCGAGGATTTGGTTTTATTAGAGCAAAAAAAATAA
- a CDS encoding aspartate carbamoyltransferase catalytic subunit, which produces MKELSVNHLIGIKHINKNDIDLIFETADHFKEVINRPIKKVPSLRDITIANIFFENSTRTKLSFELAQKRLSADVISFSAAQSSVKKGETLIDTVNNILSMKVDMVVMRHSSPGAAHFLSKNVNASIVNAGDGAHEHPTQALLDSYTIREKLGDVAGKKVVIVGDVLHSRVALSNIFALQLQGAEVKVCGPKTLMPKYIESLGVKVEPNLRKALEWADVANMLRVQNERLDVNYFPSTREYAQQYGVTKELLDSLNKEVVIMHPGPINRGVEITSDVADSQQSVILNQVENGVAVRMAVIYLLASKIKQ; this is translated from the coding sequence ATGAAAGAATTATCAGTAAATCATTTAATAGGAATAAAACATATTAATAAAAATGATATTGATTTAATCTTTGAAACGGCTGATCATTTTAAAGAAGTAATTAATAGACCTATAAAGAAAGTTCCTTCTTTGAGAGATATTACCATTGCAAATATCTTTTTTGAAAACAGTACACGAACAAAATTATCGTTTGAATTAGCTCAAAAGCGTCTTTCTGCAGATGTTATTAGTTTTTCAGCAGCACAATCGTCTGTTAAAAAAGGAGAAACACTTATTGATACAGTTAATAATATCCTTTCTATGAAAGTAGATATGGTCGTTATGCGTCATAGTAGTCCTGGTGCAGCTCATTTTCTATCGAAAAATGTAAATGCAAGTATTGTAAATGCTGGAGATGGAGCGCATGAGCACCCAACACAGGCTTTACTAGATAGCTATACAATTAGAGAAAAGCTAGGAGATGTAGCTGGAAAAAAAGTAGTTATAGTAGGAGATGTTTTACACTCTAGAGTTGCACTATCCAATATTTTTGCCTTACAATTGCAAGGAGCAGAGGTCAAAGTGTGCGGGCCGAAAACTTTAATGCCTAAATATATAGAATCGTTAGGAGTTAAAGTAGAACCCAACCTTCGTAAGGCATTAGAATGGGCAGATGTAGCGAATATGCTTCGTGTGCAAAATGAACGTTTAGATGTTAATTATTTTCCTTCAACAAGAGAATATGCACAACAATATGGTGTTACTAAAGAATTATTAGATTCGCTAAACAAAGAAGTTGTTATAATGCATCCAGGACCTATTAATAGAGGAGTGGAGATTACTTCAGATGTAGCCGATTCACAACAGTCGGTTATTCTTAATCAGGTTGAAAATGGAGTTGCTGTTAGAATGGCAGTTATTTATTTATTGGCAAGTAAAATTAAACAGTAA
- a CDS encoding TlpA family protein disulfide reductase, with translation MFKNYIKYFLPLSIAALTSLTSCKKAFEPDNFVAYFGGEIINPQNNFILFSKDDKVIDTIFLDENNRFLHKFDSLAPGLYTFVHQPEYQYIYFDKNDSLMIRLNSLDFDNTLAYCGRGDEKNNFLIDLFLKNELDKSNLYDILEKDLTTYTKSIDSSYEKIKSHYLKRKSEVNWSKNFDIVAKAGVEYNYFYKKELYPYAHEYKTGENICPKLPKDYYKYRDSVNFNNVELGSYSPFIKYVATLLNNVTYEKGKCKLDTKSLENNVRKLNITDTLIKNQNIKNTVLNNIAYMYLLEDQNMYNNKKFIDRYIELSTDKEQHKEVSQIYNAVQNLKIGNRLPKISIIDKNNKEIDFNKVIDNKKTVVFFWTTHAESHIKSVHSKVHKLQEKHPNINFVAININDTDESWLGALDKYDFKNITELKAVNFEEIKKNWVITKNSRTIILNPDGTIKNAFSNIFDVNFEKGL, from the coding sequence ATGTTTAAGAATTACATTAAATACTTTTTACCGCTTTCTATTGCTGCTCTAACCTCTCTTACTTCTTGTAAAAAAGCTTTTGAGCCTGATAATTTTGTAGCCTATTTTGGTGGAGAAATTATTAACCCTCAAAACAATTTTATTCTTTTTTCCAAAGATGACAAGGTTATAGACACAATATTTCTTGATGAGAACAATCGTTTTTTACACAAATTCGATTCGTTAGCACCTGGCTTGTATACATTTGTTCATCAGCCAGAATATCAATACATCTATTTTGATAAAAATGATAGTTTAATGATTCGCCTGAATTCATTAGATTTCGATAATACTCTTGCTTATTGTGGAAGAGGTGATGAAAAAAATAATTTCCTTATTGATTTATTTCTTAAAAATGAACTAGACAAATCTAATTTATACGACATTTTAGAAAAAGATTTAACTACATATACTAAATCTATAGACTCTAGCTATGAAAAAATTAAGTCACATTACTTAAAAAGAAAGTCAGAAGTCAATTGGAGTAAAAATTTTGATATTGTTGCCAAAGCAGGTGTTGAATACAATTATTTCTATAAAAAAGAATTATATCCATATGCTCATGAATATAAAACTGGAGAAAATATTTGTCCAAAGCTTCCAAAAGATTATTATAAATACAGAGATAGTGTTAACTTCAATAATGTAGAGTTAGGAAGTTATTCTCCATTTATTAAATATGTAGCAACACTTTTAAATAATGTTACTTATGAAAAAGGAAAATGCAAGTTAGACACCAAATCATTAGAAAATAATGTTCGAAAATTAAATATTACAGATACTTTAATAAAAAATCAAAACATTAAGAATACAGTTTTAAATAATATTGCTTATATGTATTTATTGGAAGATCAAAATATGTATAACAACAAGAAATTTATTGATCGTTATATTGAGTTATCTACCGATAAAGAACAACACAAAGAGGTTTCACAGATTTATAATGCTGTTCAGAATCTAAAAATCGGCAACCGACTTCCGAAAATTTCAATAATAGACAAGAACAATAAAGAAATTGATTTTAACAAGGTCATAGATAACAAAAAAACTGTCGTTTTCTTTTGGACGACACATGCCGAATCTCATATTAAATCGGTACACTCAAAAGTACACAAACTACAAGAGAAACATCCAAACATTAATTTTGTAGCCATAAACATTAACGACACAGATGAAAGTTGGTTAGGCGCTTTGGATAAGTACGATTTTAAAAACATTACAGAACTGAAAGCTGTTAATTTTGAAGAGATTAAAAAGAATTGGGTAATTACTAAAAATAGCCGAACAATTATACTAAACCCAGATGGGACAATTAAAAATGCTTTTTCAAATATTTTCGATGTAAATTTTGAAAAAGGATTATAA
- a CDS encoding ABC-F family ATP-binding cassette domain-containing protein produces MLTVSNLSVQFGKRILFDEVNVTFTQGNCYGIIGANGAGKSTFLKILSGDIDPTAGRVILEPGKRMSVLNQNHNMFDEHTVLDTILMGNKVLHAVKTEMDALYLDYKDENADRIGELQLQFDEMNGWNAESDAGSMLSNLGISADLHYNLMGDLEGKMKVRVLLAQALFGNPDVLIMDEPTNDLDFETITWLENFLANYENTVLVVSHDRHFLDSVCTHVSDIDFGKINHYSGNYTFWYESSQLAAKQKAQQNKKAEEKKAELEEFIRRFSANVAKSKQATSRKKMIEKLNLDEIKPSSRRYPAIIFETEREAGDQILNIQGLSASIEGETLFKNVDLNMAKGDKVVVFSKDSRATTAFYEILNDNLKADSGTFDWGITTNQSYLPSENHSFFTSDLNLVDWLRQFVKTEEERDEVYVRGFLGKMIFSGEEALKKCNVLSGGEKVRCMLSRMMMQRANVLMLDEPTNHLDLESITAFNNSLKNFKGSVLFTTHDHEFAQTVANRVVEITPKGVIDRYMTFDEYLDDPKIKEQRKEMYS; encoded by the coding sequence ATGTTAACAGTTTCAAATTTATCAGTTCAGTTTGGTAAGCGAATTTTATTTGACGAAGTAAACGTAACTTTTACACAAGGTAATTGCTATGGTATTATTGGTGCAAATGGAGCAGGAAAGTCCACTTTTTTAAAAATCCTTTCAGGTGATATAGACCCAACTGCTGGTAGAGTAATTCTTGAGCCAGGTAAACGTATGTCGGTTTTAAACCAAAACCATAATATGTTTGACGAACACACGGTTCTTGATACCATTTTAATGGGGAATAAAGTTTTGCATGCTGTTAAAACAGAAATGGATGCTTTATACCTTGATTATAAAGATGAAAATGCAGATAGAATTGGAGAGTTGCAATTGCAATTTGATGAAATGAATGGTTGGAATGCAGAAAGTGATGCAGGATCAATGTTATCTAACTTAGGTATATCGGCGGATTTACATTATAACTTAATGGGAGATTTGGAAGGTAAAATGAAAGTACGTGTGTTATTAGCACAAGCTTTATTTGGAAATCCTGATGTTCTTATTATGGATGAGCCTACCAATGATTTGGATTTTGAAACAATTACTTGGTTAGAGAATTTCTTAGCTAATTATGAAAATACTGTATTAGTAGTTTCGCATGACCGTCACTTCTTAGATTCAGTTTGTACACATGTATCTGATATCGATTTTGGTAAAATAAATCACTATTCAGGAAACTATACTTTCTGGTATGAATCTAGTCAATTAGCTGCAAAGCAAAAGGCACAACAAAATAAGAAAGCAGAAGAGAAAAAAGCCGAGTTAGAAGAGTTTATTCGTCGTTTTAGTGCCAATGTAGCAAAGTCTAAACAAGCTACTTCTCGTAAGAAAATGATTGAAAAATTAAACTTAGATGAAATTAAACCATCAAGTAGAAGATATCCAGCTATTATTTTTGAAACAGAAAGAGAGGCAGGAGATCAAATTTTAAATATTCAAGGCCTAAGCGCAAGTATTGAAGGTGAAACATTATTTAAAAATGTTGACCTTAATATGGCTAAAGGAGATAAAGTTGTTGTTTTTTCTAAAGACTCGCGTGCAACTACTGCATTCTATGAAATTTTAAACGATAATTTAAAAGCAGATTCGGGTACTTTTGATTGGGGAATTACTACAAACCAATCGTATTTACCAAGTGAAAATCATTCCTTTTTCACAAGCGATTTAAACTTAGTAGATTGGCTACGTCAATTTGTGAAAACTGAAGAAGAGCGTGATGAAGTTTATGTTCGTGGATTTTTAGGTAAAATGATTTTCTCTGGAGAAGAAGCATTAAAAAAATGTAACGTTCTTTCAGGAGGTGAAAAAGTACGTTGTATGTTGTCTAGAATGATGATGCAAAGAGCAAACGTATTAATGCTTGATGAACCAACAAATCACTTAGACTTAGAATCGATTACAGCATTTAATAATTCATTGAAAAACTTTAAAGGTTCTGTATTGTTCACAACACATGATCATGAATTTGCTCAAACAGTAGCAAACAGAGTGGTTGAAATTACTCCAAAAGGTGTTATTGATAGATACATGACATTTGATGAATATTTAGATGATCCAAAAATTAAAGAGCAAAGAAAAGAAATGTATTCTTAA
- a CDS encoding ribonuclease Z: MKLTILGCYAATPRTITNPTSQLLEIKNQMFLIDCGEGTQVQLRKHKIKFDRINRVFISHLHGDHFYGLVGLISTFMLLNRVNDLHVYGPKGIKEIILLQLRASGSFTGYNLYFHELESKESEVVFEDDNVIVKTIPLKHRVYTNGYLFKEKNTQRKLDIVAIEELNIDKCYYQKIKSGGNITLDDGTIIANEELTFPPNPEKSYAFCSDTLYDESIIPIIENSDVLYHESTFLESEAHLAEKTMHSTAIQAATIAKKANVKNLVMGHYSTRYGNIEIFKEEAQTIFDNVLLADDGREFEF, from the coding sequence ATGAAATTAACCATATTGGGTTGCTATGCAGCCACACCACGTACTATTACCAATCCAACTTCGCAATTATTAGAAATAAAAAACCAAATGTTTCTTATTGATTGTGGTGAAGGGACACAAGTTCAGCTTAGAAAACACAAAATAAAGTTCGATCGTATTAATCGTGTTTTTATCTCTCATTTACATGGAGATCATTTTTATGGTTTGGTAGGTTTAATATCAACGTTTATGTTGCTAAACCGCGTAAACGATTTACATGTCTATGGTCCAAAAGGAATAAAAGAAATTATTTTACTTCAATTGAGAGCTTCTGGTTCTTTCACAGGCTATAATTTGTATTTTCATGAACTAGAGTCGAAAGAAAGTGAAGTCGTTTTTGAAGATGATAATGTCATTGTTAAAACCATTCCTTTAAAACATAGAGTCTATACAAACGGCTATTTATTTAAAGAAAAAAATACACAACGAAAATTAGATATTGTTGCGATTGAAGAATTAAATATTGACAAATGTTATTATCAAAAAATAAAATCGGGAGGAAATATTACTTTAGATGATGGAACTATAATTGCTAATGAAGAATTAACTTTTCCGCCTAATCCTGAGAAAAGTTATGCTTTTTGTAGTGATACCTTATATGATGAAAGTATCATTCCAATAATTGAAAATTCAGATGTATTATATCATGAATCTACTTTTTTAGAATCCGAAGCACATCTAGCAGAAAAGACGATGCATAGTACTGCAATTCAGGCTGCTACTATTGCTAAAAAAGCAAATGTAAAAAATTTGGTGATGGGACATTACTCTACACGATACGGAAATATTGAAATATTTAAAGAAGAAGCTCAAACTATTTTTGATAACGTACTCCTTGCAGATGATGGTAGGGAATTTGAATTTTAA
- a CDS encoding glutaminyl-peptide cyclotransferase has translation MKKYKLLAFTVLSTLIISCGDTKKDEKKLFSIDTSALKQVYLLNESLNLTLKNDKNKIIDSVIYYINDKNIGAVKGNNPLEFALNNQKLGYQNVKALIYFEGKTVDTTTNFTITPSKDPELLKYKIVNTYPHDIKAYTQGFEFHRDTLYEGTGNGEGKGTGTRGMSSLRKTDYKTGKVYKTVELTPNYFGEGITILNNKVYQLTWLNNEGYVYNTDTFEKIKTFQYFKKMQGWGLANDGEKLFMSEGSEKIYILDPETLKEIDYLNVYTKSAKIEALNELEWVDGKIWANVYGKDAIAVIDPKNGTVEGIINLSDLKSKVTQHPDVDVLNGIAYNPKTKTVLVTGKNWDKTFEIVVEK, from the coding sequence ATGAAAAAATATAAGCTATTAGCTTTCACAGTTTTAAGCACTTTAATAATTTCTTGTGGAGACACAAAAAAAGATGAAAAAAAATTATTTTCTATTGATACTTCTGCTTTAAAACAGGTTTATCTGCTAAATGAGAGCCTAAACTTGACATTGAAAAATGATAAAAATAAAATAATTGACTCCGTAATCTATTATATTAATGATAAAAATATTGGAGCTGTTAAAGGCAATAATCCATTAGAATTTGCTTTAAATAACCAAAAACTAGGATATCAAAACGTAAAAGCATTAATTTATTTTGAAGGAAAAACAGTAGACACAACTACTAATTTTACCATTACCCCATCTAAAGATCCTGAGTTATTAAAATATAAGATTGTAAACACCTATCCGCACGATATAAAAGCCTATACACAAGGTTTTGAATTTCACAGAGATACTTTATATGAAGGAACTGGAAACGGAGAAGGTAAAGGAACAGGTACTAGAGGAATGTCTAGTTTGAGAAAAACAGATTATAAAACAGGGAAAGTATATAAAACTGTAGAGCTTACTCCAAATTATTTTGGTGAAGGTATTACTATATTAAACAATAAAGTGTATCAATTGACTTGGTTGAATAATGAAGGCTATGTATACAACACAGATACTTTTGAGAAAATAAAAACATTTCAATATTTTAAGAAAATGCAAGGTTGGGGCTTAGCAAATGATGGTGAAAAATTATTTATGAGTGAAGGAAGTGAAAAAATCTACATTTTAGATCCTGAAACATTAAAAGAAATAGATTATTTGAATGTCTACACTAAAAGCGCTAAGATTGAAGCCTTAAATGAATTAGAATGGGTAGATGGAAAAATTTGGGCAAACGTATATGGTAAAGATGCAATTGCAGTTATTGATCCAAAAAATGGAACTGTTGAAGGGATTATTAATTTAAGTGATTTAAAATCGAAAGTAACACAACATCCAGATGTAGATGTTTTAAATGGTATTGCGTATAATCCTAAAACTAAAACGGTATTAGTAACAGGAAAAAATTGGGATAAAACATTTGAAATTGTTGTAGAGAAATAA
- a CDS encoding SDR family oxidoreductase, with protein MSKVVFITGASSGIGKAIGEFLLDKGFTVFGTSRNPERIKDSKIELVALDVRNVESIKTAIKQVIEKAGRIDVVINNAGVGITGPLEEIPTEEIKNNFETNLFGPIEVMKAVLPQMRLQKSGLILNITSIAGYMGLPFRGVYSASKGALELVTEAMNMEVRSFGIRIANVAPGDFATNIAAGRYHAPVVKGSAYEKTYGSVLEMMDSHVDSGSNPNEMAEVIFKIINEPNPKIHYKVGVFMQKFSIVLKRILPDTIYEKLLMNHYKL; from the coding sequence ATGAGTAAAGTTGTTTTTATAACAGGAGCATCGTCTGGAATAGGTAAGGCTATTGGAGAATTTTTATTAGATAAAGGTTTTACTGTTTTTGGAACCAGTAGAAATCCGGAAAGAATTAAAGATTCTAAAATAGAATTAGTAGCATTAGATGTTAGAAATGTAGAAAGTATAAAAACGGCAATTAAACAAGTTATAGAAAAAGCGGGTAGAATTGATGTTGTAATTAATAATGCCGGTGTAGGAATTACAGGTCCGTTAGAAGAAATTCCTACAGAAGAAATAAAAAATAATTTTGAAACCAATTTATTTGGTCCAATTGAAGTAATGAAAGCTGTGTTGCCACAAATGCGTTTGCAAAAAAGTGGTTTAATTTTGAATATAACTTCTATTGCTGGCTATATGGGATTGCCTTTTAGAGGTGTTTATTCAGCTTCTAAGGGTGCTTTAGAACTAGTAACAGAGGCAATGAATATGGAAGTGAGATCATTCGGAATCCGTATTGCAAATGTGGCTCCAGGGGATTTTGCTACAAATATTGCAGCAGGTAGGTATCATGCACCAGTAGTTAAAGGTTCTGCATATGAAAAAACGTATGGTAGTGTTTTAGAAATGATGGATAGTCATGTAGATTCAGGAAGTAACCCAAATGAAATGGCTGAAGTGATTTTTAAGATCATTAATGAACCTAATCCTAAAATACATTATAAAGTAGGTGTATTTATGCAAAAGTTCTCAATTGTTTTAAAACGTATTCTTCCAGATACTATCTATGAAAAATTATTAATGAATCATTATAAGTTATAG
- a CDS encoding ribonuclease Z, producing the protein MKVDKKGHTTVLKETKGNIIAFIENVSNQYATFKGQNLILDVSYDKNVTLNDIINFKDLSKKHNDAKKSFVIVANDIEFNDVPEYLTVVPSVLEAQDIIEMEEIERDLGF; encoded by the coding sequence ATGAAAGTAGATAAAAAAGGACATACAACAGTACTTAAAGAAACAAAAGGTAATATAATTGCATTTATAGAAAATGTTTCAAATCAATACGCAACATTTAAAGGACAAAATTTAATCTTAGATGTTTCATATGACAAAAATGTTACACTTAACGATATAATCAACTTTAAAGATTTATCTAAGAAACATAATGATGCTAAAAAATCGTTTGTTATTGTTGCCAATGATATTGAGTTTAATGATGTTCCTGAATATCTAACTGTTGTTCCTTCTGTTTTAGAAGCACAAGATATTATTGAAATGGAAGAAATTGAGCGAGACTTAGGCTTTTAA
- a CDS encoding nuclear transport factor 2 family protein, translating to MKKTILSTAIILSISLSSCKDQKSTGTNIETKEEKSMEISNKEKVVALLKSIETGAQEPAGYINPEKYIQHNLGVADGLAGFGALLQQLPPNSAKVNTIRAFEEGDYVFTQTEYNFFGPKIGFDIFRFENGKIVEHWDNLQETPAKANPSGHTMIDGTTEIKDLDKTSENKALVKNFVEDILVNGKMEKLASYFDGDNYIQHNPNIPDLLSGLGATLEALANQGIFLKFDKIHRVLGEGNFVLVVSEGHFGKDHNSFYDLFRVENGKIAEHWDVIEPIAAKETWKNNNGKF from the coding sequence ATGAAAAAGACAATACTAAGCACAGCGATAATTTTAAGTATCAGTTTATCGTCATGTAAAGATCAAAAAAGTACAGGTACAAACATAGAAACTAAAGAAGAAAAAAGTATGGAAATTTCAAACAAAGAAAAAGTAGTTGCCTTATTAAAGAGTATAGAAACTGGTGCACAAGAACCTGCAGGATATATTAACCCAGAAAAATACATTCAACATAATTTAGGCGTAGCAGATGGTTTAGCTGGTTTTGGTGCGCTTTTACAACAATTACCTCCAAATTCTGCAAAAGTAAATACAATTCGTGCTTTTGAAGAAGGTGATTATGTTTTTACACAAACCGAATATAATTTTTTTGGACCAAAAATTGGTTTTGATATTTTTAGATTTGAAAATGGAAAAATTGTAGAACATTGGGATAATCTACAAGAAACTCCTGCTAAAGCGAACCCAAGTGGTCACACCATGATTGATGGAACTACAGAAATTAAAGATTTAGATAAAACTTCGGAAAACAAAGCATTAGTTAAAAACTTTGTAGAAGACATTCTAGTTAACGGAAAAATGGAAAAATTAGCAAGCTATTTCGATGGAGATAACTACATACAACATAATCCAAATATTCCTGATCTATTATCTGGACTTGGAGCAACTTTAGAAGCTTTGGCAAATCAAGGAATCTTTCTAAAATTTGATAAGATTCATAGAGTATTAGGAGAAGGTAACTTTGTTTTAGTTGTGAGTGAAGGACATTTTGGTAAAGACCATAACTCATTCTATGATCTTTTTAGAGTAGAAAATGGTAAAATTGCAGAACATTGGGACGTAATAGAACCTATTGCTGCAAAAGAAACATGGAAAAATAATAATGGAAAATTCTAA
- the fsa gene encoding fructose-6-phosphate aldolase — MKFFIDTANLEQIKEAQALGVLDGVTTNPSLMAKEGITGKNNILKHYVDICNIVEGDVSAEVNAVDYDGMIKEGEELAESHDQIVVKLPMTKEGIKACKYFSDKGVKTNVTLIFSAGQALLAAKAGATYCSPFLGRLDDVSTDGLNLIDEIRLIYDNYAFDTQILAASVRHTMHVVNCAKLGADVMTGPLSSILGLLKHPLTDIGLAQFIADFEKGNK, encoded by the coding sequence ATGAAATTTTTTATTGACACGGCTAATTTAGAGCAAATTAAAGAAGCACAAGCCTTAGGGGTTTTAGATGGAGTTACAACAAATCCTTCATTAATGGCGAAAGAAGGTATTACTGGAAAAAATAATATTTTAAAGCATTATGTAGATATTTGCAATATTGTTGAAGGTGATGTTAGTGCTGAAGTTAATGCAGTGGATTATGATGGAATGATTAAAGAAGGAGAAGAATTGGCTGAATCACACGATCAAATCGTTGTTAAATTGCCAATGACTAAAGAAGGTATTAAAGCATGTAAATATTTTTCAGATAAAGGAGTTAAAACAAACGTTACCTTAATATTTTCAGCGGGTCAAGCATTATTAGCAGCTAAAGCTGGAGCGACTTATTGTTCTCCTTTTTTAGGAAGATTAGATGATGTTTCTACAGATGGTTTAAATTTGATTGATGAAATTCGTTTAATTTATGATAATTATGCTTTCGATACTCAAATTTTAGCAGCTTCTGTTCGTCATACAATGCATGTTGTTAATTGTGCTAAATTAGGTGCCGATGTAATGACAGGACCTTTATCTTCAATTTTAGGGTTGTTAAAACATCCTTTAACAGATATTGGTTTAGCTCAGTTTATTGCTGATTTCGAGAAAGGAAACAAGTAA
- a CDS encoding helix-turn-helix domain-containing protein has product MKKDIQKYDFKKGLPQEFEILNMGQLCAEFSKEVTTPHRAEFYQILWFEKGSPTHMVDFNSIKTEPNTLVFVNKNSVQQFDTTLNYDGKVILFTDNFFCKEETDVKFLKSTILFNDLISVSGVSISNISSLFSNFLKLIETEFKNSKDHYQSDILRNYLRNLLLLSEREKKNQNFIEIKKGTNLDHVMLFKDHLENQFLHDKLVNSYANQMHITKKRLNTATTSILGLSPKQIIDARIILEAKRLLVHTNQSVKEISFHLGFDESTNFIKFFRKHHNTTPLEFRESFIH; this is encoded by the coding sequence ATGAAAAAAGATATTCAAAAATATGATTTTAAAAAAGGATTACCGCAAGAGTTTGAAATACTCAACATGGGACAACTTTGTGCTGAGTTTTCAAAAGAAGTAACAACACCACATAGAGCAGAATTCTATCAAATACTTTGGTTTGAAAAAGGTTCACCAACACATATGGTCGATTTTAATTCTATAAAAACAGAACCAAACACACTTGTATTTGTAAACAAAAATAGTGTACAACAATTTGATACTACTCTTAATTATGATGGAAAAGTAATTCTATTTACAGACAACTTTTTTTGCAAAGAAGAAACAGATGTAAAATTTCTTAAAAGCACAATTCTATTTAATGATCTAATTTCTGTTTCTGGTGTTTCCATCTCAAATATATCATCGCTATTTTCAAATTTTTTGAAACTAATTGAAACCGAATTTAAAAACTCAAAAGATCATTATCAATCAGATATTCTTAGAAATTATTTGCGTAATCTATTATTGCTTTCAGAAAGAGAAAAGAAAAATCAAAATTTCATTGAAATTAAAAAAGGAACAAATTTAGATCATGTTATGCTCTTTAAAGACCATTTAGAAAATCAATTTCTTCATGATAAGCTTGTAAATAGTTATGCAAACCAAATGCATATTACAAAAAAACGTTTAAATACAGCAACCACTTCTATACTAGGATTATCACCAAAACAAATTATTGATGCTCGTATTATACTTGAAGCAAAACGACTTTTAGTACACACTAATCAATCTGTAAAAGAAATTAGTTTCCACTTAGGTTTTGATGAATCTACCAATTTCATTAAATTTTTCCGAAAACATCACAACACAACACCATTAGAATTTAGAGAAAGTTTCATACACTAA